TGATTAGAATTAACCCCACGCTCGGATTAACCCTCATTTTGCTCTCCATGATGATTGGTGCCGGGGTCGTCAGCGGCTCCTGGGGCTATGCCCTAGGGCGGGAGGCGCTGCGCGGTGTTACCCAACCCGAAACTCGTCCGGGGCAAGTGGGTACTAGTGATGGTGAAAGTGCTCCCCAGAGCGGTCTGGCTATTCTTGATGAAGAAGAGTTGATCAATAACGCAAAAAACCGCATGGCTGGCAACACGCCCACCGCCGCAGTAACGTCGCCGGTGTCCGAGCCTCTGGCCAGTGAGCCACCTAATGAGTCATCTAGTGAGCCAGTGATTAGGGCGGAGGAACGCTCTGACGATAATCAGCTCACGGCAGAGCCTCCTCTAGATGAGTCTGTGGATGGCCAGGCTGTGACGCCTGTGAATGACCTATCTGAGCCATTTCCAGCGGAGAATAGCTGGGTGGATGAACCCGAGGTGGTAGAAGAACCATCCTTTTCCAATGAGGGCGAAGGGCTTGAGCCACCGGGTGAAGGCTTTTGAACATGTCGTCTGAGCATCCCCAGACGGATGCTTCACAATTGGATAGCCATGATAGAGCGTCCTGCTGTAGAGTTCAGCTAGGACGTGGGTCTTTATGCCTCAACGTCTAACTTATGGTGTTGCTCTTGTTTGGTGACTTGGTATAACACGCTTCCTGCCTCCTCTGTGTTCATCATGCCTCAACCTTTTTGTGTCATGACCGCTGTATCTCCTGCGCCCTTGACGGCCACGGATGCAGGTATGCGGTTATTGCTCGTCCTGCTGTTGATCTCTATCAACGGCTTTTTTGTCGCAGCAGAGTTTTCTATTGTTTCCGTGCGGCGATCGCGGATTAATCAACTGGTGTCTGCGGGTGATGTGCAGGCGAAAACTGTTCAAGATTTGCAGCGTAGCATTGAGCGACTTTTATCCACGACCCAACTGGGTATTACCCTATCGAGTTTAGCCCTAGGCTGGATTGGGGAAAGTACCATGGCGACCTTGCTAGTGCGCTCTATGGCAGTCTCGCCCTTGCCCAGCCCCATCAGCTATTTTTTGTCCCATTCCATTGCGGTTCCCCTAGCTTTCCTGCTAATTGCCTACCTGCAAATTGTTCTAGGAGAACTCTGTCCTAAAGCCGTAGCCATGCTGTACGCGGAGCAGATCTCGCGATTTTTAGGGACACCCAGTTTAGCGATCGCCCGTATTTTTAATCCGTTTATTTGGATTCTCAATCAATCCACGCGCTGGCTGCTGCGGCTGGTGGGGATTCAATATACAGGACAGGTTTGGTCGAACCGTTTGACCCCTGAGGAACTCCATTTGATCATCAACACCTCGGCAGAATCGCCGGGGCTGGAGGCAGAAGAACGGCAGTTACTCAGCAACGTGTTTGAATTTGGTGAAGTGACGGCGGGGGAAGTAATGGTGCCGCGCACGAGTATTGTTGAACTTCCTAAGGATGCCACCTTCCGTACTTTGCTGGGGGAAGTAGCTGAGTCGGGGCATTCCCGCTACCCTGTGACAGGGGAGTCGTTGGACGATGTCTGTGGCGTAATTTACTTTAAGGAATTGGCAGAACCCTTGGCCCAGGGGAGTCTGACCCTAGATAGCCCTATTCAAGATTGGATTCGTCCTGCGCGATTTGTACCAGAATATACACCCCTAAATGAGCTACTACACTTGATGCAGCGATCGGGGCAGGCCATGGTGATGGTGGTGGATGAATTTGGCGGGACGGCTGGCCTGCTCACGCTCCAAGATGTGATTAACGAGATTATTGGAGATCCACCGGAGCGCGAAAGTTCTGAAGACCCGGAGATGCAGATTGTGGACGATCGCACCGTGGTGGTGCAGGCTCAAATGGATTTGGAGGAGGTCAATGATCTCTTGAACTTTGACCTGCCTTTTACGGAAGAGTATCAAACCTTGGGGGGCTTCATCATCTACCATCTGCAGAAAATTCCGCCCCAAGGAGAAACCTTTATCTATGGCAAGCTGGAGTTCACAATTTGCTCCGCCGAGGGCCCGCGCCTCCACCATGTGCAAATTCGTCGCCTAGATCTGAGCGTTCCTGATGAATTGATTGAGGATCATCCCCCTCAAGAGAGCGATCGCCCGTCTCGTGACGATACCCATTTTTCGGGACTCGATTCGGGACTTGACGAAGATTCTTCGCCGCTCTAGGGTTTGGAAGGCTCCGACCTTGCTATGGCTGTAGTTCCTGGCAAAACATCCAGAAACCCTGGAGCGGCTCCAACGTTGGAACGTTTATCTAGGACAAGTCTTAACCCGACTGACCACAGCATGACCTAGGCGGTGGGGCGATTGCGATCGCGCCTAGGGGAACTGTGTATGATAAGTTTTATGACGGTATTCTAATCGAGGGGTAGGCTGTATGAGTTTTGAAATTCCAGAATCGATTAAAGTGTGGAGCCAGTTTTTTCACCCGGTTTTGATGTGGGTGCTGTTTGGTCTCACGATCTATGCGCTGTACCTTGGGGTGCAGATTCGTCGTACCCGGGCGGCGGAGGGAGACGCGAAGAAAGAGTTGATCAAAGGCAAGTTTAATGTCAAGCACCATCAAATTGGGGCAGTGCTTTTAGCTTTGATGGTATTGGGCACTATTGGCGGCATGGGAGTAACCTATATCAACAACGGTAAGTTGTTTGTCGGCCCTCACCTGCTGGCTGGCTTAGGCATGACGGGGCTGATTGCTACATCGGCTGCCCTGTCGCCCTTTATGCAAAAGGGGCAAGGCTGGGCTCGCTATACCCATATTGTGCTCAACATTGGGTTGGTGGGGCTCTTTGGCTGGCAAGCGCTGACCGGGATGCAAATTGTGCAGCGTCTCATCGAGAAACTTTAGCCAACCTAGTGAGTCGGGCTCTTGGCTGAACCCTAAGGCGATCGCTTCCTACTAGAGCGATCGCCTTATTGCTTGGGCTTATAACCTGAGGCTAGTTAATGCCGCGATCAGGCATGGTGCCAGTGCGTACTGAGATGGTTTCCATCTCGCCATTGCGGTTGATGCCAATCTCAATATCTTCACCAACGCCACTGCTCTCGACTTGGGCCTGCACATCAGCGGCTGTGGTTACAGATACGTCATTCATGCTGAGGATGACATCTCCAGTTCGCAACCCGGCATTATCTGCGGGTGTGTTTGGCATCACCTTGATGATGACTACGCCTTCTTCTAGATCGTCGTCGATCTGGATGCTTGGATCATTAGACAACTGAGTTTTGGTGTTGGCGTCCAGATCGATCATCTGAATTCCCAAGAAGGGATGCTCAACCCGACCCGTTTCTACCAACTGTTGGGCAACTCTGAGGGCCGTTTCAATCGGAATTGCAAACCCAAGACCTTGAGCGTTGGCGCGGATGGCCGTGTTGATGCCAATCACTTCGCCGCGATCGTTGAGCAAGGGGCCGCCGGAATTGCCTGGATTGATAGCAGCATCGGTTTGAATGAATCGTACTCGCTTATCAGGAATGCCAATTTGGGAACTGGATCGTCCGGTGGCGCTGATGATGCCGGCGGTGACCGTGTTGTCTAGTCCTAGAGGGTTACCAATGGCGATCGCCCATTGTCCTGGAATCAGGGTTTCTGAGTCACCTAGGGTGACGGTGGGCAAATCAACTGCATCAATTTTGATCACAGCAATATCGGTGACTGGATCGGTGCCGAGGACTTCCCCTTGAAAGGTTCGCCCATCCTTGAGCGTGACGTCAACGGTATCGGCCCCTTCAACGACGTGGGCATTGGTAATCAGTTGTCCGTCAGCGCTGAGGATAAATCCGGAGCCAGTCCCTTCTTGGATACGCTCTTCGGGCAAAGGGAGGGAGTCGTCTTCAAAGAAGCGGCGCAGAGGATTGGGAAGACCATCAGGAAGGGCGGATGTAACGCGACGAGAGGCATTGATGCGCACAACGGCCGGCCCAACTTTTTCCACGGCATCGGCAATGAAATTGGGATTGTTGTTAACGGCAGCAATTGAGGGACTGATCGGTTCAGCAGGCTCAGGGCGGGCAGCAAGCGGTGTAATCACCTCAGTCTCTGACGTCTCTGATACTCTTGGATTCAGGGTTACTAGTCTACTGGCATTGAGGTATTGGTTGCCGGCCCAGCCTGCGCCACCCCCAGCGGCTAGGAGAATGAGATAAATCCCAAGTTGTCGAGTCAATGTGCCCATAATTATTGCCCATCGGTGTACCCACCGCATTTCTATAGCACAAGTCTAGCGAATTTTTGAGGAAGGTTAGGGGTGTAATTGCCGAAGGATCTGCACCTGTCCGGATGGATCGGGTGGTGGTGGGTAGGACTGTTCTAGCGCTGTCCAAGCTGGGTGGTCTAGCGATCGCCCTAGGATTTGGGCTATGCCTATCCGGGCAGCCTGATGAGCTGTTTTGCTTGAATAGCCCAGAGCCACCGTTGCTTCAAGCATTCGATATGATGAAATGGGATACGCAGTACCGGGATAGTACGCGGGGTTAGTACAATGCGATGGCGTAAACGATATCAATACTTAGGCAGCATCGCCGCTCTCCTAGCGCTGGCTATAGGAAGTACTAGTCGAGCGATCGCTCAAGACATCCCGGCCGGTGACCCTGAGGCTTTATGTGGCCCGCCGGCCCTGTCGAGAATTCAAACCCATGTGGTACAGCCGGGGGAAACCCTAGAGGCGATCGCCGCTCAGTACGGCTTGATTCCATCGACGCTGATGGGTTTGAATCCAGCGTTGCAGCAGGGCAATTTCTTTAGCGGTATGTCTTTACAGATTCCGCCCTACAACGGTATTCGGGTGACGGTGCCCAGCGGCACCACCTGGCAAGATGTGTCTCGCCAATATAATGTACGGGCTGACGTGCTATTTGAGGTGAATGGCTGTGTGCGATCGCCGGCCGCTACGGCGTTCATCCCTGGCGTCAACTGGTCGCCAGGCTCTGCCGCCACGGCCCCTATGGAGGACTCACCCATCAACGGCTACCCCCTCTCCGAGACTGTGGAGGTGGCTGCGGGCTATGGCTGGCAAATTGACCCCACCAGTGGAGACGTTGTGTTCCATAGTGGTGTGGATTTGGCTGCTGCTTCTGGAACGTCGGTGTTGGCAGTGGGAGATGGCACCGTGGCGTTTGCTGCCGAGCAAGGTAACTACGGCAACTTGGTGGTGATTAACCATAGCCAAGGCCTGCAAACCCGCTATGCCCACCTCGATAGCCTTCAGGTCACCGTAGGACAGGAAATACGCCAAGGGCAACAGGTGGGTACAGTGGGAGAAACCGGTCTTGTTGCCTTTCCCCACCTACATTTTGAAGTGCGCACCAACTCGGATCTAGGTTGGGTGGCACAGAATCCGGCAGACTATGTTCCACAAACGTCCTTGGTGCGTCGCTAGAAGTCATCTAGCACGGAGGGATCCACGTTGGTATGGTCAATCACATCTTTCAACGATAGGGGTCTCACCGGTGCATGATCGGCAGGCGTTTCCCGAGAGATGTCTGGCCGAGCGGAACTGCGTTCTGCTGGACTAGGCAGCGTGCGCATGTCCAACGGCTCACTGCCCTCGCCTAAAAAGTGTTTACGAATTTGGAAGATGCGAAACTCTAGTTCCTCGATCGCTCCCTGGGCTAGCGATCGCAGCTCTTCCTCCGAGAGTTCTTCCTCATAGACCCATGGCACGTAGTAGGCCTTGGTCGCCCGAACAATCGCGTCTCGATAGTTGAGCAGCTTATGTTCTTTGAGGTAGTCCAGCAATCGTCCTTCAACCGTGTGTGCCTCGGCTTCAAACCGAATCGAAATTCGTTTCCGTGCCACCACCGCTAACCTCCTGCCTTGGCTGGTTTTTGAAATTTCAGAGCCATCCACTTTGCGCCGCCATAGCAATCGCTAAAGCGGATCTGCTCAATCTCCGAGGGCAGACTCAGTGCGCCCGCCACTTCTTCTTTGAGATGATCAAGCCAGTTGACGGTGCAAAAGGCGGATCGATCCTCAAAATATTCCTCTAGATCGGTTTGGAGGATAGCCGCTACGCCGCCGCTGATCAGCACCTCATAATGAGGCACATCCACCGCTGCAAACCATTCATCGAGACGATGCTTCACCAGATCCCAATAGTAGGCCTTGGCTTGCTCAAAGCGATCGCTCAATCGGTAGACTTGCCCTGGCCGCGAAGGAAAGGTGACACTGCCCATACCTTTGATCAAGGCTTCATAGAGGAAGGGATCATCGGAGTTGCAGGGCATGTCTTGGGAAATGGCGACCAAAACCTGCTGGAAGCCCAGACGTTCTGTGCTACTCGGCTCACCCCGAGGCGGCTTCCCTTCCCGGAAAAAGAGAAAACTCAAGTCACGATGCCCAAACATGAGTACGGCAAAGGTTTGATTGCTCAGCCCGCCATGCTGGGCCATTTCCACCTTGCGCCACTGGACGAGGCCTGCCGCTTCTGGCAAGACTTTCACCTGTTCTAGATCTAAGTCAATCTCGCGGCCGCGATAGGTGAACGACTTTTGACCCAACAGGCGATGGGTGAGCGGTTTATAGTCGGTTAAATATTCATTAAACGGCAGCGCTACGCCGACATCGAGGGGAACCCGAGTTAGGTCGTAGCGATGGGCCAATTCACCGATCACTCCTAGCACTTTCAAGTGAGCTAGGGCGCTTTTAGGAAGATTGCTGGTGGATTTATTAGGTTTTCCTTGAGCATCAACCCCTAGGGCATAGACCGGATCGTCAGGGGCGAGCTGGATGTAGCTCACAGACTCTAAGCCTGTGCCAAGTTGTTCTCCTTGCGCTTCAATGATCGTGAGTTCAGAAGGTGGCATATCTGCAACCAGGGGCGAACATTTGAAGGCGTGCAGGCCAATGCCGTCGCTCATGACTGCTTTGGTGCTGGAGCTACCGAGGTCAACAAAACATTGATAGTGCGCCATGGGTGACTGGGAAGCGCGATAAAAGGTCAACGTACACCGCTCATCATAGAGCGATTTAACCATCATGATGGCATGGTGCCGATCGCCCAACTGCCAAGTGGATTACGCATCTACTGAGCATTCAGGAGAGCGATCGCCCTTCTCATGCTTCCGACTCAGGTCGTGCTGATTCAGAAGGTGACTGAGCAGGACCTTCTGCTAGCAGAAGGCCGGGTCTCGCAATCTATATGGCTAGTACAGTAGCTAGTACAAATATACCAGTAAACGAAACGCTTAGGAATCTTGGTCGTCAGAGGGCGGTGCGAAGCGATCGCGCACCACCAACAGTACAAACACGCCCACGGTGATGGCAATCGACGTGAGCAAAATCCACGCTAGTTGTGACCCACTGATGCCGACCATAGGCTAGGAGGAGATGGAGGGTAACTGGAGAAGCGGCCACAACAGTAGCATTTCTAGGCTGAAAATAGATCTCGGATTGTAATTTTTTCGCTAAGATTTTTGATCAATTGAAAAAAATGTTTGATCCTTGTGTGTCTTAGGCTACAGAGCCTGACATGATCGAGAAAATCAAGGGAATGATCATTATTGACGATGGGTTTCATCTTCGAGCACGCGTTAGAGTCAAAAGGATAGAGGTTGACGTTGGGGTGTTGATCGTTTGTTGGGGCAGGGGTGCCACGGATCTCTGGAGTCCCCTAGTCAAGACAGGCGATCGCGTTTGACGACGGCTTCATGCTTAGCATCTACCCAATGGAGCGAGGTGTCACGGGATACCTGTTCATGGTTCTGACCCTGTGCCTGTCATGCTTCAACCTGGGATTATGAGAACCATCATCATCGAGTGATCCGGGTTGGGCTGTGTGTTCTAGATGGATGGGGAAGAGTCCCAGCAGACATCTGGGCAGCGTAGACGGGGTTGCGTCGTTACATCTACTCATCAATTCGGTTGGACAAACCTGGGTTTCAAGAGGAGTACACCGATGGGTAAAACCCTTTTGTTGACGTCTTTCCAGACTTGGATGCCTCATCAGACTTCAAATTCTTCAGATGACTTGATTGCAGAGCTGTTGCGCTCTCGAACGGTATCGCCCACGCTGCAAACCCTGCGGCATTTGCCCGTGAATTTTCAGCAGGCTCCGCTGCAGGCGATCGCTGGCGTTAATCGGATACGCCCCCATGTGTTGCTCTGCTGCGGCATGAGTGAACGCAGCCAGACCTTGAATTTAGAGTCGCGGGCGATCGCTCCCCGCGAGACGCT
The genomic region above belongs to Candidatus Obscuribacterales bacterium and contains:
- a CDS encoding hemolysin family protein, with translation MPQPFCVMTAVSPAPLTATDAGMRLLLVLLLISINGFFVAAEFSIVSVRRSRINQLVSAGDVQAKTVQDLQRSIERLLSTTQLGITLSSLALGWIGESTMATLLVRSMAVSPLPSPISYFLSHSIAVPLAFLLIAYLQIVLGELCPKAVAMLYAEQISRFLGTPSLAIARIFNPFIWILNQSTRWLLRLVGIQYTGQVWSNRLTPEELHLIINTSAESPGLEAEERQLLSNVFEFGEVTAGEVMVPRTSIVELPKDATFRTLLGEVAESGHSRYPVTGESLDDVCGVIYFKELAEPLAQGSLTLDSPIQDWIRPARFVPEYTPLNELLHLMQRSGQAMVMVVDEFGGTAGLLTLQDVINEIIGDPPERESSEDPEMQIVDDRTVVVQAQMDLEEVNDLLNFDLPFTEEYQTLGGFIIYHLQKIPPQGETFIYGKLEFTICSAEGPRLHHVQIRRLDLSVPDELIEDHPPQESDRPSRDDTHFSGLDSGLDEDSSPL
- a CDS encoding DUF4079 domain-containing protein, coding for MSFEIPESIKVWSQFFHPVLMWVLFGLTIYALYLGVQIRRTRAAEGDAKKELIKGKFNVKHHQIGAVLLALMVLGTIGGMGVTYINNGKLFVGPHLLAGLGMTGLIATSAALSPFMQKGQGWARYTHIVLNIGLVGLFGWQALTGMQIVQRLIEKL
- a CDS encoding HhoA/HhoB/HtrA family serine endopeptidase, translating into MGTLTRQLGIYLILLAAGGGAGWAGNQYLNASRLVTLNPRVSETSETEVITPLAARPEPAEPISPSIAAVNNNPNFIADAVEKVGPAVVRINASRRVTSALPDGLPNPLRRFFEDDSLPLPEERIQEGTGSGFILSADGQLITNAHVVEGADTVDVTLKDGRTFQGEVLGTDPVTDIAVIKIDAVDLPTVTLGDSETLIPGQWAIAIGNPLGLDNTVTAGIISATGRSSSQIGIPDKRVRFIQTDAAINPGNSGGPLLNDRGEVIGINTAIRANAQGLGFAIPIETALRVAQQLVETGRVEHPFLGIQMIDLDANTKTQLSNDPSIQIDDDLEEGVVIIKVMPNTPADNAGLRTGDVILSMNDVSVTTAADVQAQVESSGVGEDIEIGINRNGEMETISVRTGTMPDRGIN
- a CDS encoding M23 family metallopeptidase, encoding MRWRKRYQYLGSIAALLALAIGSTSRAIAQDIPAGDPEALCGPPALSRIQTHVVQPGETLEAIAAQYGLIPSTLMGLNPALQQGNFFSGMSLQIPPYNGIRVTVPSGTTWQDVSRQYNVRADVLFEVNGCVRSPAATAFIPGVNWSPGSAATAPMEDSPINGYPLSETVEVAAGYGWQIDPTSGDVVFHSGVDLAAASGTSVLAVGDGTVAFAAEQGNYGNLVVINHSQGLQTRYAHLDSLQVTVGQEIRQGQQVGTVGETGLVAFPHLHFEVRTNSDLGWVAQNPADYVPQTSLVRR
- a CDS encoding ParM/StbA family protein, whose protein sequence is MGDRHHAIMMVKSLYDERCTLTFYRASQSPMAHYQCFVDLGSSSTKAVMSDGIGLHAFKCSPLVADMPPSELTIIEAQGEQLGTGLESVSYIQLAPDDPVYALGVDAQGKPNKSTSNLPKSALAHLKVLGVIGELAHRYDLTRVPLDVGVALPFNEYLTDYKPLTHRLLGQKSFTYRGREIDLDLEQVKVLPEAAGLVQWRKVEMAQHGGLSNQTFAVLMFGHRDLSFLFFREGKPPRGEPSSTERLGFQQVLVAISQDMPCNSDDPFLYEALIKGMGSVTFPSRPGQVYRLSDRFEQAKAYYWDLVKHRLDEWFAAVDVPHYEVLISGGVAAILQTDLEEYFEDRSAFCTVNWLDHLKEEVAGALSLPSEIEQIRFSDCYGGAKWMALKFQKPAKAGG